Part of the Mauremys mutica isolate MM-2020 ecotype Southern chromosome 1, ASM2049712v1, whole genome shotgun sequence genome is shown below.
CATGTTTAGTGTCCTAGCATCCCCataatgggggaaaaaacagccaaTTTGCCcaaagtggctttaccaatagatgggacctgggatttaaactcccaaggatcacactgtgtttgggatccatttgaattccccttccaggtctttgacactttcatctccagtcatagcaactctgatataggattaaagaagtcaaagcatcatctccaagcacagacaatggAGAATTCTTCatcacaggacactttgagaagtggatggatagaatgtgatgaagataaactctacatggctcagacaaaaggtaacagttctgctgtggtggggaaggagggaatctctgagtcgcCCCATATCCTTCCGGTGTCACAGAGGCTaaaatgacactttttttcctgcctctgctcctcttcatttacatataatttgaaatggtcccaatataactgctcttcagctcAACCCAGAgaaatgtgagaacaactggcaatgatacaatctgaatCACTAGTGACTccaacaataactttgcaataggaggaatggtataaatgtgatgttctctggttcctcataggaagggcacctTTGAATTACTCAtgagacaatggagttgatagaaaggacaaatgggtccacctcaaaacagggcaaactgcaaaaggcaaaaatgggccactcatctggtcaaGTTGATAACAGTgttgcaaacagttcaaacagctttaaaagttactatgtgggtgTCACAGGCTCTCCCACTTTTGTGCCTGCACCCTGTGTTTAGGCTGCTTTAATAAAGAGTGTTCACTCCCTCTTTTGTTGAATCACCCATGTCTTTATTAACAGTGCTCGTGCAGTGCTCAGATCCCCCAACAGTTAGtgccccacagaccctccccgGGGTCTCCTGGCCCTTGAGGCTTCCTTATTGGCAAGGAGATAGAGATActgccctcctgtctcctcccagactAACCTCCCCACTGAGTTTTGCCCAGGGCTTTTACAGTcttctcctgcctcagcccagttGTCACTACTTAACCCAGCACATTCCTCTGAGCCAGCCCTCAttagggcttgcagctgggcttcctgctgAGTACCTGCATCTCTACTCCTGGCCTACCAGCCAGAGAGCAGGCTGTAGCCAGCATTTTGGCAGGGCTTTAAAGAGtttttacccctgccctgccacagtgggaatcaggaaaattattaacGAAAAAGAAataattgatagccctagaggtttttatggtgttgatctcccttgcagattctctgatgtctaacatgggctgagtgccaagagaaggtattcccacactcactgcattcatagggcctttcccccgtgtgaattctctgatgggtaaaaaggtttgagctgcgattgaaggtttttccacagtcactgcactgatagggcctctcccctgtgtggattttgtggtgttcagaaagggctgagctgctagtgaagcttttcccacaatcactgcatttatagggtctctcccctTTGTGGATTATCTGATGCCTAACAAGGTGTGAGCTgcgattaaagcttttcccacactcactgcattcatatggcctctcccctgtgtggattttctgatggcgAAAAAagcctgatctgtgagtgaagtttttcccacactcactgcattgatagggtctctcccctgtgtggattttctgatgatcagaaagggctgagctgctagtgaagcttttcccacaatcaCTGCATTgatagggtctctcccctgtgtggattatctgatgcctaataaggtgcgagctgcgattaaagcttttcccacactcactgcattcatagggcctctcccctgcatggattctctgatgcctaataaggtgcgagctgcgattgaagcttttcccacactcactgcattcaaagggcctctctcctgtgtggattctccgatgctTTATGAGGACTGAGTAGTGATATAAATTTTTCCCTCCCTCAGTgcatgttttttttctctttcccatgaggatttcctgctggGTTGTAGTTTCATTGAGGTCCTCCTGAGTTCCCCGACATGAAATATATTTTCCCACTTTTTCCCCTGTATGGTTTctctgctctctttctggtctgtgctgaatctcacaggagtttCCACACTCATGattcctggacacattcctttttgatctttgcgataatgTTCTGTGTTTATCctcttgctcaacattttcctgctgagaattctgctcctctttctcacataccattgcatcacctgctgtgatagagacagaaacctcagacagggatggaaaggggaaggccaaaccaaaacaagtgccgGAGAGAGgtgaaataaaaatcaggaactgaactcctcCAAACTATTCCCCCAAATGTAGTGGTAGGATTTTATGTTggtattttatataatttggaATGAAGGATAAAAAATAAttatgtagcatgtattaaatgtattggtgtatGATTTGATCACATCCTGCCAGTCACCCTTTTTGAATAACAGATAGTTATTAATGGGTAGAGAtacatcagccagaatctgtgtctggactgatttcaaggcagtaacagctCTTTGaggtaggtttagcattttaaaataagtaaaagaatgccacaattgttttcttttgcattgcaatttgatgtttctgttcaaaatgttgtgtgtaaattaattctggtttgtgtgtgaatgaggaatgtgtgtgttaagaGGTAAGTGTGAAGGTCATCGCTGAACCAGATGTACGAGGTAGGAACAGAAGAAAGACGCAAGGGCACCAGGAGGCTGCAATACGCCCCTattgaaatgtcagaggagggcagattgatgattctaaagatgagacaggcacctatcagtggggacaagatagctgtgatcaaaaccagcatggGGTAACTCCCTGAGGGACTTgatgaaagaacaaaataaaggaTGAGgaggacaatttaagaaaacaagcacttgtcaaacaacaattgattacagcatgacgGTGCAAATCTCATTGGTtccaatgaaggaaaatcactatatgaACAGGGTgtcttgccatgaaactttgggttcatcctTCCAAGATTTCCCCAGAGCATCATGTCATGACCAACGGAACCCGGCACCTCCTACCCATGATCAAActagctggccactaggttgatccggactctggactggtaagtGTAACATCGACTggcgggacagtgtgtgtgtgtctggtgtgtgattgaatgcatatgctaattgttgtatcttcaataaatgcaGTGTATTGCCtgttcccctgaaaaagatcccatgtgcttcttataagcataagagggtaacacccacaaggcaACTAGCTAGCACATCTTGGAGAGACTGTTCAAATTAAGTGGTTCATCAAGACACACTTGGTTGACAATGGATCATGGGAGAAACCCATCTAGACTCAGTGGACTGTAATGTAAATGTGCTGTCTGGAATCtaggtaatggcttcctgcaatgactGAGGGAAATTGGGCATGAACATGGGATttacccatgtgactccaaactccatcctgttactgtaattttccacagtaagaaccaCAGGATGCCCTTCACACGGCAAAAGCTATAAAaagccctggaaacacctccattttgtcttcaatcctgcttcttacctctggatgAACTTTGCTACAGACTGaaggtctgaacaaaggactgaatgacccatccaagctgtagatgtactccagagacttgacttaagccaacagtttattccatcactgctataagcctgaaccaagaactttcccattactggATGTAAATGATTCCCTCAGCCAATTTTAACTctcccctttctttcttttttacaaATAAACCTTTATTGGCACTAAACCTTTTTACGAATAAACCTAAAGGATTGGcaccagtgtgatttttgggtaagatttaAGTTGTATATTGACTTGGgagtggctggccctttgggatcATAAGAAACTATTATTTAATGAcattggttgtaaagaaccactcagctctgaatccagtgtttttggtcgtgatataagaactggaatgcctgagaaaactgcctttatgttttcttgttagccagtgtggtgaaacaggagtttacttttgtggctggtttAGTCTATCTTATAAaaggacaggagtacttgtggcaccttagagactaacaaatgtatttgagcataagctttcgtgggctacagcccactttatcggatgcatgcttatgctcaaatacatttgttagtctcttaggtgccacaagtactcctgttctttttgcagatacagactaatatggttgctactctgaaacttataaaagaataaccaccagtttggggttgtgtttgccccatttctcagcagttcttcctgaatttggcatcctcagttgtgacccactaaggcacGGTGACAGGGTGccaagggagggggctgggtcatGGATTTACAGGGAATTAGATGACCCAACCTTCATACAGTCTCCCTTGGGACTGTCCTCTTTAGGGTATGCCTACAGTGTAACAGGGAGTCGGCCACCTTCCAGGCTGAGTCTCACGCTAGTGCATTACAAATGGCTGTGGAGACATTGCTTTGATGTTAGGGCTCTGCTTGGAGTTCAGACCATCCAGCCCGCCCACCCACCGCCCTCAAGTCCTGGCTTTAGAACTCAAGCTACAACCCAACTGCCTACACCGTTATTTGTAGTGAGTCAGCATGGACTCTGGCTGGGAGTCAGCTTCCagatgcagtgcagacatacccttaatgggCGACACGCTCGCTTTAGCATTTTCCAAGGGTGAAGCCCGGTTCCCCTTAGAACCACAGAGTTAAAAGGGACcacaaaggtcatctagtctaactccctgccaaGGTGCAGCATTTGCTGCAACtaaccagcctccttttgaaaacctccagtgaataaCCATCCACCACTGCCCTAGGCATCTGTTCCATTCTCCTACTGTTCTTCCAGTTTGGAAGTTGTTCCTGATATTTAATCTAAacctgctgtgctgtagtttgaacccactgcctcttgtcctgccctctgtgagaGGAGAGAAGAACTGTTCTCCATCCTTTGTATGGCAACCTGAAGCGGGGAAGACCAGCAGGGACCACAACCCACCCGTTGGGCTACAAAGCCAGGAAAGCCACTTCCACCCCTCCGGAAGctgaggggcgggacaggaagcagaagtacaaaaggagggggccctgcagctcagttgggctggagctgctgaggGAGACAGACGCTTATCATCCGCTGCCGGAGCGGGACACCGAGGACCTGCTGGGGCGGCCGCCAGAGGACTGGCCAAAGCTCCCAGGGGTCACCAGCCAGTCGAGGTGCCAACGAGCTGATGGGGCTGCCACAGACACCGACCCGGGGAAACGGAGGCCAGAGGTACCAAACCCTGGGGattgtaggaagtagcccagggaaactagACCATTGTATGGCTGAGTGTTGGCCTGACACTAAGTAAGGGTGTTGTGGgcggatccccactgacccagtggtggattacactgccactgttagggcctggggctgggactCAGTGGAGTCAGGTGGGCCAGGATCCCTCTACCTCCTGCCACCCACCTTCGGCCAGGAGGCCTGTGTTGGTCGACCGTCTGCTGAGCTAGGACGCTAGATTCTTTGGTGCTCGCCCTGGGCAAAGCCCCTAAtcgtttgctgccccaccctgcctgagggcctgaagACTTTGCAGCTCTGCCCTGAGACAGACCAGGAGGGACgaccacacacactcacacagtaCTGGAGCACTGGTTCTGAGCTTTGCTTAGGGAGAACTCATTAGAGACTATGGCAAAAGCATTCTCAGTGTAAGGCCCCAAATATCTGCCTCCCTGAAACCCTCCTTTCCCACTGCCACCAGATCCTTCCTGCTCCTTGGAGCAAccactccccatccccttcccactaTCCTCAGTCTTTTCCACTTCCAAGCATCCCAGATCTCCTACCCAATCCTCCCCCTCCAACAGCACCACTGCTGGGACCTCCATCCCTTTTCTCCATTCCCAGGCTCCCACTCCCCCAAATcaccacactccctgttcccaggAGATTCTGTCTCTGATTCCTCACCTCCTCTTCCTTCCATGGTACCCATCCCTTCCTGACTCCCTCTAGTCTGATCTTCCACATACCTATTCCTTTCCTGCCACTACACTCAGTCTGCCCTACCTTGTGGCACCCCACAAGCACTAGCTCTCCCATCATCTTCTCCCCTCTCactcctccctgctctccttACCCCCTACCCCCCCAAGAACTCCTGAATAGGAACCTCACACTGCTCTCACAGTCATTGGTTGGTTGGGTCAAGAGGACATGCTGTGGCCACTGCCTCTGAGCTACACCCATTCATCTGAGTTGGAGCCGTACCACTATTAACTTTCAGACTAGGTGtattgtgtgttttgctgcacTCTGAAGGAGTTCCTCTTAGATGTTTCCCctgattccaaaatttcagggctgcgagcaatattttaaaatgttttaaaatccacTCTAGCCTCTTCTGAGCTGCAAAattttgtcagcatagctctgTTTGTTAGGGATGCAAAAAATCACATCCTTAATTGACATAATTATGCTGGCAAAATCTCTCATGCAGACACAGAGTGCTGAAAAAGTCtattaaaaaataaggaaatcGAATGCCCATAACCTACATAAATACCGAGTACAGGTTGCCCAGTTCTACTGCATGCCTTTACACTAGGTGGGTGGTggctaaacttaaacctctgaaaaccagcagAGGAAGAGTTaatatgcaaccttaactctgcccctggccATGCAGCTGGCACTAGCCGCTGGGAGTGTCTCAGTAAGGCTGGTGCAAAGATTAACAAACTAACAAAGGAAGTGGAGGTTTCTCCATTTTTTGAAGTCTTCAAGTCAGAGTGGATGCCTTTCTGGGGGAGGATTTAGTCCAACACAAGGTATTCAGCGCAGTACAgcagtaactggatgaaattctatgactagtgttatacaggaggtcagactagatgacctaatagccctttctggccataaaatctatgattctacaatAGATATGAAGGACTAAGAACGTGccattgtttgtgttgtgttcACAGGTGGGAATACCAGCATTTAGCCGCATGCCTCCAGCCGTGTGCACTGGGTCAGCTGTAGCTGTAACTGGATGGTggagggaggagttggagcagcttggcagagctgtgactgtGATATGAAGGGAGGTGCATGTGAACCCTGAGGGTCCTAGTCTGCCCCATTTCAATGCACTCAATGGGCtgttgctgaaacagggcagagccgAGGTGGCATTGTGGAGGtggcgtgaaccttaactcttcatttcctcttctaagaaccgaggggacaggaatccttacccagcgaggtcacattctcatagttctcctgcatgacgtctctgtagagggctctttgacgggggtccagcagagcccactcttccctggtgaaatacacagccacctcctcgaaggtcaccggcccctgaaagagcaagagccccccactcagtacctgctgccccactcacagccccactattcatgggggagaggagctgatcAAAGGGAAGCTCTGGAAGGGTCACAGTcagcagagtcccacccccaccctgttcagagcagccaggaggcaaaaCAGGAGGGGAGCTAGAGAtccccttacccccccccccccaagcagacAGAGGGGGAAGAGTCTTCtcatccatcacacacctacaaGCCAGAAGCTGATGCGGGGGATGGGGCCCCAGCAGGCTCCAGGGTCAGCTCCCCAGTAGGAATCCCAACAGGCTTCCCATTGCCAGCagctggaaggaaggggaggggttaACCTCCCACCCGCTCCTTCGAATCTCCTAGCAGCCTCTGGCAAGTAGGTTCATGTTCTTGCACTGGGAATCTGGTACGTTTTCCCCGCGCTGTCCAGGGTTCCCCCACCAGCCCCGTTCTACAAATAGGGTAATTGCCTCCCCCAAATCCAGGACTTGGGTTAAATAATTCCTAGCAAGTTTGTCACACGCCttgtccccctccctttctccaccctgggtatttcctgcccccatcccacctccAGACTGAGCTCCCCCAAAGATCCCAGGccctcagtatttcctgcccctctccctccagcaggaacccactaGCAACCCCGCAATAATCCCTACCTGGACTGGCTCCACTACAGCCAGTTCCCTTCCCTGCCCCGTGGGAGGCTGGGACAATCTGGAGCCAAAGGTGGGTGTTACTCTGCcgcctgtcagggtgagaagggtGACAGGGAAGATTTCAGAAGGGCTTTTAGCTCCTGTCACATCATGATcttccccagccctttccctgcacaagaTGTTTCTGACTCACATGCTAGGAAAATATTCCATCACTTTATCACAGGCCAGACCCAGCCTTTCCCACCAGCACTCAACCTGCTGTGCTAATTTTAAAACCCTGTGGGGGCCAGGCAAAGGCAGGGATAGGACAAAAGGCACTGGGGAGTGTTGGCAGTCAAtgctagacaggaggtcagaccagatgatccagtgatgccttctggccttagactttATGACTCTGTGACTGGATGTGGGCAGGTTTGGGGGCTTGTgacctcccctcacac
Proteins encoded:
- the LOC123356299 gene encoding zinc finger protein 256-like; its protein translation is MGKRKKTCTEGGKNLYHYSVLIKHRRIHTGERPFECSECGKSFNRSSHLIRHQRIHAGERPYECSECGKSFNRSSHLIRHQIIHTGERPYQCSDCGKSFTSSSALSDHQKIHTGERPYQCSECGKNFTHRSGFFRHQKIHTGERPYECSECGKSFNRSSHLVRHQIIHKGERPYKCSDCGKSFTSSSALSEHHKIHTGERPYQCSDCGKTFNRSSNLFTHQRIHTGERPYECSECGNTF